A window of Liolophura sinensis isolate JHLJ2023 chromosome 4, CUHK_Ljap_v2, whole genome shotgun sequence genomic DNA:
CATCGTCTCACGGTCCGATGTGTTTACCCAGGCAACTCTTAATTCGATTCCAAATCGACAAGGAGGTATCAGCAAAGCCGGTTCCACGCACGGTGATCGCTTTATGAATAGAATGGCATCTTGCCTGCTTATTCAAGCAAACCGTTAATGCATGATGGCCACGCCGGTGCTAGCGCGATAAATTCCCAGCTTTTGGCACTTTGTATGATTGTCATATGGATTATAGCGCGTTTTGAGCTTGCTGCAGAACGGTACTGGAAGATATATAGCATTTTGGCGCTTTTCATTTGCTATCCCTATACCAATGGATTCTTACTAGCATCATTTATGGAAGATCCTTGTAGTGTTTTGAAACGTAgtaggtacatgtgtaaatatgtacagtatagaaTGGAAAACCAGAGTAgtgacgacagggtgatagatggcaaatggttacacgtaaccggtgaaatacggctataGCATGGCATGTTAAATCAGAGTAgtgacgacagggtgatagtagcaaatgatcacacgtaaccggtgaaacacggactcttgtcaatttacctcagtcagggttttattctgactgttcaggtaaatgcttaaatagagAGGAGAGCAGTCACGTTATAAATAATTAGTTACTGATCTAGAAAGCAATACAGAGCCAAAATAGTAAGTTTATATGACGAACTATATCAACCAGAACCTGTCTCTAACGGCCACCTGTTTTCGGAGATCATTTAACCTCACGAAAACCGTGAAAGCCTTTAAGTATTCTTCTTTTCCattcctttttcattttaagtgaATTCCTGCTCAGTGAATCTTCTTTGCCGATGAACGTTTTCTATTTAGATCTCTTGTgggtttttcattgttttgaagACACATTTACCGCTTTAGAAGTTACCTACAGTTAACCTGTCATTTGTGGGCAAAATAATCTTATCATCACTGTTTTATCTGCTTGAAGTTTACCTGtaataatgaaattaaatgtgAACCCCCAACCTGTACTTAAGGCCTGAACTTCACCCACAGCCGTCGAATAATGGAGAGATTACCTTTTGTCCAGGTCTGTTTTATTACTCTGCAACTACCGATACCAGAGCGTACAGAATACGCCAAGCTGACATCAGAGCGTGCAGAATACGTCAAGCTGACACCAGAGCGTGCAGAATACGTCAAGCTGACACCAGAGCACACAGAATAAGCCAAGCAGACACCAGAGCGTGCAGAATACGTCAAGCTGACACCAGAGCGTGCAGAATACGTCAAGCTGTCACCACAGCGTGCAAAATACGTCAAGCTGACACCAGAGCGTGCAAAATACGTAAAGCTTGCACGTCTAAGTCTCAATGGATAATGCCTGATAATTCGTGATGGCCTTCCGGTTTCAGATCCAGGTTCATGCACGGCCTCATCTCAATTTGACTGCCATTTTTTGTTAATTACTTGTAAGGCGTTTGTGGTAGTAGGATTTTCTCGGTCCTTAACTATGTAACACATTCaaagaatacatatattttaacacgGTAGCCAGCAAGAGAATTTCACactgaaagttaaaaatgtggCACCTGTGTAATAGATAATTAGATTAGACAAGGCCAGGCCCAAAGGTGGATTATAGGCTTGGAATTGAAGTCATTTAGTATAAGATTTAGTAGGTTAGATTACTTTtgattcatatgaaaacaaacattaaaaagaaaagGCATCGTTTATCACGCTGTAGACTGAGGTGGAAGTTAAAACTTAGTAGTACATCTATTTCCTAGGATATGCTCTCTTAGAGTAACCACTCAAATGCGAGATCGTTCAGACTGAATTTGAAAATGCGAAGTTTCTTACGTCGTACATTGTACAAGAACTTAGTGGGAATGTGATAGCCATGAAAACGGCTCAAGGAAGTTGAATGTGTCAAGGTCGTTATTTCAGAATGGTGTTTAGTTCGGTATCATACAGCCTTTTTTCATGACTCCGTGTTCATTAATTgccttacttatttattttgttggcgttttacgccgtactgaagaatatttcacctatacgacggcggccatcattacgGGAAACGCAAGACCATTGGGTAGGTTGCTATCAGACCGTCTCAAGTACGACGGGATAGGTAGTCAGCATGAATTTTAATCCGTTGTAGGATTCACATTTTGTTATGCCtttaatttggaaaaaaatttatCTTTTGGGACgatggaaaattaaaaaaacatgaaagtaatacaatgtttacatacaTCATGAGAAATCTCTTTTTGTTATCTCTTTTCTTCATTTCCTGTTTAGCGCAACACTcaagatttttgacaaaataaaatggcgATCAGTTGTGTGGTTGAAGGAAAACGGAGTGCCCGATATAGAGGAGAACGGAGTGCCCGTTATAgaggaaaacggagtgcccGTTATAGAGGAGAACGGAGTGCCCGCTATAgaggaaaacggagtgcccGCTATAgaggaaaacggagtgcccGCTATAGAGGAGAAAGGAGTGCCCGTTATAAAGGAAAACGGAGTGCCCGTTATAGAGGAGAAAGGAGTGCCCGTTATAAAGGAAAACGGAGTGCCCGTTATAGAGGAGAATGGAGTGCCCGTTATAGAGGAGAATGGAGTGTCCGTTATAGAGGAGAACGGAGTGTCCGTTATAgaggaaaacggagtgcccGCTATAGAGCAGAAAGGAGTGCCCGTTATAGAGGAAAACGGAGAGCCCGCTATAGAGGAAAATGGAGTGCTCGCTATAGAAGAGAAAGTAGGGCCCGCTATACAGGAAAACGGTGCCCGCGATAGAGGAATACGGAGTGCCCGCTATAAACTGCGACCTTTCACAATTACTGATAAGCTCTTTCTTCTATTTTAACATTAGCTACACAAAACTACTGGAACCTTCTAGATGCGTTCAATTACCAACAGAAGTCAGGATGGGGAAGCTTTATTAGGCTTTAATTATTGGCATAACCTCTAAATGCTCTTGGTACCGGAAGTTTGTTTATAGAAGTAGCCGTGCACAGGCCCCCTGCGTTGCCAAAAATGTAACGATATACCTAACATTACCTCGATGTTAGAATCGATGTTCAAATACCGAGTGCGTTTATAGCTTTATTGCCTCCTTCTGGATCGAAATTCCAGCAAAATTGAGTTAGCGCCATATCCTTACAGATAAAGACAATCGAAGAAAACTACACCACATTTCGATCGATCGTTACGCGCTAAGTTCTAGTATTCTCTTATCCTTTGGCGATTGATAATATCAGCGTAATATCCCGTCAgtgtaatagaatatttatgttgaattgatagaatatgtgtgttttacTGAACAGAAATATCTGCTGcaatatcagaatacattcAATACATTTCAGACAACtgattttcagtttaatttagTTGATTATTTTTTAGTGTAACTTAAAAACACTTGAAAGTAACACAATTTTTACCTATAGCATCTTTTATCTCTTTATAATAATGTTCTTGATGTTTAACGTCACACTcaacatttttcattaataaaacaGCGTTCAGTTTTGTGGTTGAAGGAAAACGGATTTCCCGCTATAAACTGAGGAGCTTTTACAATTACTGCCAAAATCTTTCTTCTATTTTAACACTAGTTACGCAAAGGTACTGGAACCCTTTTAGAAGCAAGGTATAAGCGCTTTACTAGTAAAGTTTCTTCTTACCATATACAAAACCTATTTTGCGGAAAGGGTGAACATAGCTGCCTGTATAAATAAAGTCGGACAGAGCGGTATACTGTTTTGTTCATTGTTGTAATCCGTCACTGTTTCGGTTTAGGTGTGCTCGTAAAGTTAGAAAGTAGTTTACACGCACTACATCTGTATCAGCAGAGAATGACGTATCTTTACAGGGTTAGGAACCGATGTGTTTAGGCCGTAAATGTTCCTCAGTAGACGCAGTGTGTATGTTTAACATAAACAAGGGGGGATTAGAACTTGTCGTTTATGCTCCAAACCACAGCTGTGATGGTGAGCAAGACAAAAAAGCCCTTTCAGGCATTCGACCCTTCATGCATTGGACGTGTTGGAAAGTGGGTTTTATTCCGTGATGAAATCAAGTAAGGTGCCCCAAAaaagccatcatactgatacgagtTAACCAGTTGCTGGTTAACCAGTACGATCttcttaatgctgaatgccaagggAGGGagctacaacttcctttttcaGGTcgtaggtgtgacccgacccagaactgaccctggatctaccgtccccGAAGCCGACGATCTACCAACTGAGTCATCGGGACGGGTGGGGACAATCGAGAAATGCTCTGTTCAAATCCGGGATTGAACTCTTGGCTTGAGAGTCGCACAACTTTGCACACAAAATAATATAACTAGaaccatatatacacaaagtatACTATCATGTTATAGAAAATATTTCCATGTTATATATCGTTCACGTACCATCAGGTTATAGAAACTGGGGGATCCAAGTATATAATGATTTATCTTGGAGAATAACTGTTTTCCATATTAAAACAAAGCACTAAAATACTTAATCCGAAGCAAGTTTTagaatgcatatatgtacagaaacatttatttattcatttatttattttatttatttttttttttagaattttacgccgtactcaagaatatttcacttatacgacggcggacagcattagaATGGTGGCatgaaactggacagagcccgggggaaactcacgatcatccgcaggttgttgcaggaccttcccacgtaataCCGGGAAGGGAGCCAGTatagctggacctgaactcataGCAATCGTATTGGTAAGGGGCCTCTAGGTTATTGTGCTGCACTACAACGCTAACCACCATACCCTTGTACAGAAACAGGCTTGACCGAAAAGTGAACGTGGAACAAAAACTACAGAACGCTTTGTAAACAGATTATAACGTAGCATTTTCGATGTGGTCCACGAACAGTTCCCACAGACTGCAAGTAGGTCAGATATCGGAATCATTCGGCAAGACTGCAAACGGGATGTGTGCCTCAAACAAACATGGCGCCGTTTCTAGGAAACGACAGCCGTTAGCGAAGGTCAAGGATCAGATACGGTTGAGGGTGAGATTGTTGAGAGACCTTCCTGATCGTCAGTCAGTACCTGGCAGACTGCGGGAAAGTTCTCCCGTTGGAATAGCCAAGTGTTTGCGCAACATCCAGTAACAGAGCTCAAACAAACCGAACCAACATTAACCATGGCAGAAGCGAAGCGTGGTTAATTGAACACACAAAGTGTACCGCGTATCAGGAATAGTTCGAGATGGCAAACCAAGCACTTGGAGTTATTTTCTATGTTGAGTAATTCAGGTCCATGTTGTGTAGTCATATTAGACTAATACATGGACTATATttagtgctacttcagtcctaCAAGAAAGCAATCGAAAACAATGATACAATGATATGAAGATACCCTATGGAATAGAGCTAACAGAGAGCGTCGAGAGCGGTACATGTTCTGTAAGAATTATGGTATAGCCACAgcactccaatatggctgccagaagTAGGTCGTGTAGCCCctatggaacagagctaacagaGAGCGTCGAGAGCGGTACATGTTCTGTAAGAATTATGGTATAGCCACAgcactccaatatggctgccagaagTAGGTCGTGTAGCCCctatggaacagagctaacagaGAGCGTCGAGAGCGGTACATGTTCTGTAAGAATTATGGTATAGCCACAGCACTCCAATGTGGCTGCCAGAAGTAGGTCGTGTAGCCCCTATGGAACAGAGCTAGCAGAGAGCGTCGAGAGCGGTACATGTTCTGTAAGAATTATGGTATAGCCACAGCACTCCAATGTGGCTGCCAGAAGTAGGTCGTGTAGCCCCTATGGAACAGAGCTAGCAGAGAGCGTCGAGAGCGGTACATGTTCTGTAAGAATTATGGTATAGCCACAgcactccaatatggctgccagaagTAGGTCGTGTAGCCCCTCATTCCGCTAAAATTGATTGGGTTGCCTTTTCTAGATTAATGGCTATTCTGGTCCAAGCCGCATAAACAATGGTCCTCTtgtaacacatttttatttatttatttgattgtacgactgcagtcagcattatagtgggaggaaaccgaacagatcccgagggaaactcacgaccatacgcaggtttaACATTATAGTGAGTGGAGaccaggcagagcacggggaaacccacgactatccgcaggttgctgacagattttctcacgtacgaccagagaaaaccagaatgagctagacttgaactcgcagcgatcgcattgatgaCAGGCTCCCGAGTCGCTGTGCTGCCCTAGGCTAGAAATATCTCACATATATGATCTACATGACTGCGGTTGGGGTCATGATTAGATGAGATCGGCAAGAGTCCAAGGGAAACCACCGTTCGTAAACCAGGTACCTGAAAAGGCGACCTTACGAGAGCGGCAATACACTACTACATTTAATCAAAGGCTGACGGTTTTGTGTTTGTGGAGAACAACTTCTACAGCCAGGCCAGCACGGCTTTGACAAGTTCCCTGGTCAAAGTTGCATACTGAGACAATCGGTTTGTTAGGAAGGGCAATATTAAGAAATGCTTTCATTAACTATCGTATATACCTTCTAatgaaagactacatgtatataatcgaGGACAACTGTGATCTACAATATGAGGTAGTTAGAACAAAGACTTCGTCGCTGTTACTTGTGCTATGGATCAAAGGTCCCATTCCTATTAAAATGGGCAATATGTAATGTGTTTATGAAGCCAGTTGTCTAAATAACGGGTCATCCACGGGGCAATCTTTTATAGCAATTAACATTTGTGTTAGGATAATACCATAAGAGACTAAATGAGCAATCTTTCAACCAATTGTTGTGTAGTTCAAGAGGGAATTACTTGCCTCAATTGCTTGTGTTTGCCAACAATAAATTACAAACCAATTGGTTTGAATTGATGACAGACCTGACAAAGTGTTCCAGGACACCCTTTCCTTTCATAACGTAAATATGAgactacatttatttgtttatttatttaactaatCGATGTTTCGCGCTGTATACTGAAGGAGATTTTGCTTATGTGTTTTTTGATGGGTAGAGTAAACCGGAGTGGGCTGGGTATCCACAAACCGGAGTGGGCTGGGTATCCACAAACCGGAGTGGGCTGGGTATCCACAAACCGGAGTGGGCTGGGCTgtgtattgttgtgccataacaaaaaattcaggtgttaactgcatgtggattcttaaccaCTCctaacgtcttacagaagaacttgatggtcacatgcatataccgtacaaagatgtatccacatgggatttctctattctctatactacaattcctcacaaagatcgtattgaaagaatatcgtcgttaattgtctcggtatttactaaaacaggtcaccgttacattagcGTCAGAAGCAATACGGCATTCTTTAgttttactatttataaaggttaccactcatgggatgttacattatttattgaattacatttcattaataacatctatgtgaaattcggggataccatttaccaaattacttaaaagtaatatctttaaagctcgatccttttgaTTTACCCAGCGGTaaattgatgatctactggcgttaaataacccccatattgctgaagcggtgcaGGAAATCTATTtgccttcactggatttaaaggagacaacagatagttctgatggtacatcttatttggatctttATCTgcacaaagacgaacaaggtctcctttcgtgccgcctttacgacaaaagtgataatttcaattttgatattgtaaattatccttttttggatagcaatataccaaagggtcctgcatatcaAAAAACTAGTTTGtaaaggatactccatcaaaagccttcattctaagtttctcaaattttacaatgggcaggtatggacagagcgttcagaatctctggcgatctgcattgtgatcaaccacatagacggcgctgttatccttatgtacatatctatcgggtacatggtatttaacaacatagatggcgctggttgccgagtgtaaccatctatcttgtagacagttgcaatcaaagcgcgactgagataccttgtttaattgttattcggcctggaactcattcatggactacgaatttgaactttgatatgggaTTCATGCCTGGGCTATGTATCCACAAACCGGAGTGGGCTGGGTATCCACCGATGCTCGGCAAGTCACTCACGAACTTTCCCATTTTTGACGCACAGGCATGCATGCAgtatatatagatgtaaacataaatatatctgttggaagacaagtggaaTTGACGAACGTCAGACTGCGCAAACGTGACCCTAGGAGCGTCATCAACTATTGTACCCCAAAATATTGAAAACGCAGGAATAGAAATTCCATGACAAAGGTTCGGATTTGTACCCGCATATGTGTACCTCGGGTTGAGAGTCGTGTACGTTACCACTGAGTCATGTCCCGTGAACCATACACGCGATAAGGCGCATTCgaatatgtacgtatgtatgcttgatgttttacggcGTAGTCACAAGACGCCGAGGCGTGTTTCAAATGAATGAGAccgccgctgaagtatcataccgaagacaccagacatgacaccccatccagtgacattatactgacaccaggccaaccagttctgcTTCCTTGCTTTAACatcccagtgctgagcgccaagtgagagagaaacaaataccatttgttaagtctttggtatataAAATCCCAGCTAGCGTTGATCCCAGGTTTCATTCGAGAAGATCAACATGTTGTAACAGACTATGTGGTAAAGAGGAAAATAAACTGGTGAcaaattttttcagtgtatagaCAAGAAATCATCTGAATCACACAGCAGAATCGTATTTTGTAtagttccccccccccccccccccacgaaTACCAAAaaagcaacttgtggatggtcattggtttcccccgggatccgCCCCGTttcccaccaccataatgctggtcgccgtcttatataagtgaactattcttgagtatggcgtaaaacaccaattaaagaaataaataaatcttgtaatACATGAGACAGCGTTACCATTTTGTCGCCCACAAGTCGTCATCGTGTAATACATGACACaacgttaccagtttgcccacaagtCGTCACCGCGTAATACATGACACaacgttaccagtttgcccacaagtCGTCACCGCGTAATACATGACACAACGTTATCAGTTTGCCCAAAGTCGTCATCGTGTAATATATGACACAACGtaaccagtttgcccacaagtCGTCATCGTGTAATATATGACACAACGTTTGCCTACAAGTAGTCATCATAAAAAGAGGAATGGACAACAGACTACATAGCCTTGGCTCTAATAACCTGAGGCGGTAAAGGTTCCCAAATAAGGAAAATAGAATGTAAAATGCTGCTATACAGGCGCTTTGTTTAAAAACTGGCAGGGACCCAAGATTCCATGATGGAGGTAAAGGGCTTCCACAGATGTAATTTTACAGCCCCCGTAACAACCGTTTATTTTGCTGATGACTGCAATCTGTTTCCGACAGACAAAGGGCCATTAAAGGGTAATGATGTGGCTTAATTACAGGCTGTA
This region includes:
- the LOC135464544 gene encoding uncharacterized protein LOC135464544, coding for MENQSSDDRVIDGKWLHENGVPDIEENGVPVIEENGVPVIEENGVPAIEENGVPAIEENGVPAIEEKGVPVIKENGVPVIEEKGVPVIKENGVPVIEENGVPVIEENGVSVIEENGVSVIEENGVPAIEQKGVPVIEENGEPAIEENGVLAIEEKVGPAIQENGARDRGIRSARYKLRPFTITDKLFLLF